ACTGATCTGGCAGGAAGCGGGCGTTTTGAAACGTTCGGCAGCCCGTGAAGTCCTTCGCGACTTAGACCGGCTGCCCCGGCCGGCCTGGGACCTCGTGGACATGCAATCGTACCGTGAACGCTGGCTGAAATCGGCCGGCAGGTTTTCACTCAACATCAGTACGACCCGTGGATGTCCGTTCAAATGCAACTGGTGCGCGAAGCCGATCTACGGGAATCGCTACAACATACACGGTCCGGAGCGGGTGGTGCAGGACCTGATCTACCTGAAAGAACAGTATCAACCCGATCATCTTTGGATCACCGACGACATCTTCGGGTTAAAGCCAGGCTGGGTGGAAGCATTCGCCGGGCTGATCGAAAAAGCGGGCATCCGCATTCCATTCAAGATACAATCGCGCGTTGACCTGTTGCTGGAGGAGAATACCGTCGCCGCTTTGGCACGTGCCGGTTGTGAGGAAGTCTGGGTAGGCGCAGAAAGCGGCGCGCAACACATTCTCGACGCGATGGACAAAGGCACCACGGTGACACAGATCCGGGAAGCGACGCGATTGTTGAAGTCACACGGCATCCGACCCGCCTTCTTTCTCCAATTCGGTTATCCGGGGGAAACCCTCGAAGACATCCGTGCAACCATTCGGATGGTAGAAGAACTGGAGCCTGCTGACATAGGCATTTCGGTGAGTTATCCCCTGCCCGGAACGGTATTCCATGAACGTGTGCGATCGGACATGCGATCGAAACAGAACTGGACCGACTCCGATGAACTGGCGGTGATGTTTCGCAGCACCTATCCCGGCTCCTTCTATAAAGAATTGCAACGCTATGTTCACCGGCGTTTCCGCGCCCGACAGGCATTAGCAGCCTTGCGCGGATGGAGGGCGGAGCGCTCCCTCTCCCCGAAAGCATTGCGTCGCATCGCGGCATTACCGGTTTACTATACCCGTGCGCTGCTGCACCGGCGAAAGCTGGAGGCGCAGTTGGAACAAAAACTCCTGGCATGAATCCCACCGTGCCGTTCGATGCGGTCGCGCAGGCGTACGACCAACAGTTCACCCGGAGTGCCACCGGCCGACTCCAGCGTGAACGCGTCCATCGTTTTATCGAAACGATGCCGCTGTTGAAGAAGCCCGCACGCGTGCTCGAGTTGAATTGCGGCACCGGAGAAGACGCGCTATGGCTGGCCCGGAAAGGACATCAGGTCACCGCCACCGATAACTCAGCAGGCATGCTGGATGCCGCGCGAGAGAAATTCCGGAATGCCGATCCACTGCACGGTAGCGTTCGCTTTCTTCATTATGATTTGAACGGCCCCCCGGCAGCGGGTTGGCAATCCTCCTACGAT
This DNA window, taken from Bacteroidota bacterium, encodes the following:
- a CDS encoding B12-binding domain-containing radical SAM protein — protein: MKRLLFTHSYFLRFDPKQWKAQQAFPPLGTLYAAGVARESGHVVSLFDSQFERSPESLLPRLERERPEVLVVWDDGFNYLTKMCLTNMREAALHMIRSASERGITVLVSSSDASDHPELYLTAGAKYVLAGEGEQTLKELLDQGIPPFAPEIPGLIWQEAGVLKRSAAREVLRDLDRLPRPAWDLVDMQSYRERWLKSAGRFSLNISTTRGCPFKCNWCAKPIYGNRYNIHGPERVVQDLIYLKEQYQPDHLWITDDIFGLKPGWVEAFAGLIEKAGIRIPFKIQSRVDLLLEENTVAALARAGCEEVWVGAESGAQHILDAMDKGTTVTQIREATRLLKSHGIRPAFFLQFGYPGETLEDIRATIRMVEELEPADIGISVSYPLPGTVFHERVRSDMRSKQNWTDSDELAVMFRSTYPGSFYKELQRYVHRRFRARQALAALRGWRAERSLSPKALRRIAALPVYYTRALLHRRKLEAQLEQKLLA